A DNA window from Christiangramia salexigens contains the following coding sequences:
- a CDS encoding DUF4402 domain-containing protein, translating to MKNLTFFATIFVMSVTSLSYGQVDQETATATAEAVVVKPIAISVSGTLNFGEIIGTASGGTVTVSPAAARSGSAGLINSGQPGTVSVPTFTVTGEASHTFTIDHPASFDVTETVGGSATMSVGSFQNSLGSNTGTLDGSGTETFELGGTITVGANQTVGTYENTTDMTVTVYYN from the coding sequence ATGAAAAATTTAACTTTTTTTGCGACAATTTTTGTGATGAGTGTTACAAGCCTGTCCTATGGACAGGTAGATCAGGAAACGGCTACTGCGACGGCTGAAGCAGTTGTAGTTAAACCGATTGCTATTTCGGTTAGCGGAACCCTTAATTTTGGAGAGATCATTGGAACCGCAAGTGGCGGTACGGTCACCGTTTCCCCGGCTGCAGCCAGAAGTGGTTCTGCCGGTTTAATTAATTCTGGACAACCAGGAACGGTCTCTGTTCCAACTTTTACAGTTACAGGAGAGGCCAGTCACACTTTCACTATAGATCATCCGGCATCTTTTGATGTTACAGAAACGGTTGGTGGGTCGGCAACGATGAGCGTAGGATCATTTCAAAATTCCCTGGGATCCAATACAGGAACTCTGGATGGATCTGGTACAGAAACTTTTGAGTTAGGAGGAACCATTACTGTTGGTGCCAATCAAACGGTTGGAACCTATGAAAATACCACAGACATGACGGTAACGGTTTATTACAATTAG
- a CDS encoding RNA methyltransferase: MERRKLRNSELDRKSVEEFKNAQKTPLIVVLDNVRSLNNIGSVFRTADAFLIQKIYLCGITAKPPHKDIQKTALGATDTVDWEYCENTLEVVEKLKKDGVKVFSIEQAEGAVMLNDFQPEQGECCAVVFGNEVKGVQQDVVLASHNVIEIPQLGSKHSLNISVSTGVVLWDLFVKIKAKTYPNSSHSH, from the coding sequence ATGGAAAGACGTAAACTGCGCAATAGCGAACTGGATAGAAAGAGTGTTGAGGAATTTAAAAATGCTCAAAAAACCCCTCTTATTGTAGTGCTGGATAATGTTCGCAGTCTGAATAATATTGGCTCTGTGTTTAGAACCGCCGATGCATTCCTGATACAGAAGATCTATCTCTGCGGAATTACGGCTAAACCACCACATAAGGATATCCAAAAAACAGCATTAGGCGCCACCGATACAGTAGATTGGGAATACTGTGAGAACACCCTTGAAGTTGTGGAAAAATTAAAAAAAGACGGAGTTAAGGTTTTTTCCATTGAGCAGGCAGAGGGAGCTGTTATGCTTAATGATTTTCAGCCCGAACAGGGAGAATGCTGTGCCGTTGTTTTTGGAAATGAAGTTAAAGGCGTTCAACAGGATGTGGTTTTAGCAAGCCATAACGTGATAGAAATTCCCCAACTTGGCAGTAAACATTCACTGAATATTTCAGTGAGCACGGGAGTGGTTCTCTGGGATCTTTTCGTAAAAATAAAAGCAAAAACTTACCCTAACAGCTCACATTCTCATTAA
- a CDS encoding tetratricopeptide repeat-containing sensor histidine kinase, translated as MNLRPLICVFGLLILLIAACNRSNSFSENSNAIRQDAASIFFDKGKAAKDFREKISFFNKALRELEFKTDTLIPDILDYKIYYHVSLKEYDSSLYFSDSLINTARAQQDSTYLAKGYYRKASAFRNMNQYEKQFENSFASREIYLKIDDSSNAGRRTSEMATAQSQLTDYIGAQETATEALKYLTDSDSAYISSAYNTIATAYRNQGFYQDAVKEWRNALKYATRTRDSLSNLNNIALTLQDQKEYEEALEIFRNIIDRSNQTTKTSKARFIDNYAYTKWLQDSSAIVIDELLQAAAIRRDENDQNGLLASYDHLSDYYQFKSKRLSKIYADSLLQTAQNTNSKTAQLNALQKLIQLSPSNEIKDLSKRYIQLNDSIRKENIRAKNVFSKIKYDEEQKQREIYNLEAKTLKQQIETEDLRNQTIILSLGGLLLLVSSGFGFYYLRQKHSREKIRETHKTETRISKKIHDELANDVYNVMSGIQDIAPNDTMDKLENIYKRTRNISRENSSIPLGVNYLTHLVSTLSSSISENTRLILRGEESIKWGSLSPEKKIILYRVLQEMIINMNKHSQASLVAIIFSEEKNLLKIQYSDNGVGVSNESLRSGNGILNMENRIYSINGKLNFETEPGKGFKILIQIPL; from the coding sequence ATGAACCTACGCCCCCTGATTTGTGTTTTTGGCCTGCTGATACTCCTAATTGCGGCCTGTAATAGGTCTAATTCCTTTTCAGAAAATTCAAATGCGATACGACAAGATGCCGCCTCTATCTTTTTTGACAAAGGAAAAGCTGCTAAAGATTTTCGGGAAAAAATCTCTTTTTTCAATAAGGCCCTTAGAGAATTGGAATTCAAAACTGATACTCTAATTCCTGATATTCTTGATTACAAGATTTATTATCATGTAAGTTTGAAAGAATACGATAGTTCGCTTTATTTTTCAGATTCTCTTATCAATACTGCCCGGGCTCAACAGGACTCTACCTACCTGGCCAAGGGCTATTACCGAAAAGCCTCGGCATTTAGAAATATGAATCAATACGAAAAGCAATTTGAAAATTCCTTTGCTTCACGTGAGATCTATTTAAAAATTGATGACTCTTCTAATGCAGGACGAAGAACATCAGAAATGGCTACTGCTCAGAGTCAGCTGACCGATTATATTGGTGCTCAGGAAACCGCTACTGAAGCTTTAAAATATCTGACTGACTCAGATTCTGCCTATATAAGTAGCGCATATAACACGATCGCCACAGCATACAGGAATCAGGGTTTTTATCAGGATGCGGTTAAAGAATGGAGAAATGCGCTTAAATATGCAACCAGAACCCGGGATAGTCTCAGCAACCTGAATAATATTGCTCTTACTCTACAGGATCAAAAAGAATATGAGGAGGCACTGGAGATTTTCAGAAATATCATCGATAGATCTAACCAAACTACTAAAACCTCAAAAGCCAGATTCATTGATAATTATGCCTATACAAAATGGTTACAGGATTCCTCGGCAATTGTAATTGATGAACTTTTACAAGCCGCAGCAATCAGGAGGGATGAAAATGATCAAAATGGACTCCTTGCCAGTTATGATCATCTTTCAGATTATTACCAGTTTAAAAGTAAGCGGCTTTCTAAAATTTATGCCGATAGTTTACTACAGACTGCTCAGAATACCAATAGCAAGACTGCTCAGTTAAATGCTCTTCAAAAACTAATTCAACTTTCACCTTCAAATGAAATAAAGGATCTGTCCAAAAGATATATTCAACTGAATGATAGCATTAGAAAAGAAAATATTCGAGCTAAAAATGTCTTCTCGAAAATTAAGTACGATGAAGAGCAAAAGCAGAGGGAGATTTATAACCTGGAAGCAAAAACGCTCAAGCAGCAAATAGAAACCGAAGACTTAAGGAATCAAACCATTATCCTTTCCCTCGGAGGACTTCTATTATTGGTGAGTAGCGGATTCGGTTTTTATTATTTAAGACAAAAACATAGCCGGGAGAAAATAAGAGAAACCCATAAGACCGAAACCAGGATTTCCAAAAAGATCCATGATGAGCTGGCCAATGACGTTTATAATGTGATGAGCGGAATACAGGATATTGCACCAAATGATACCATGGATAAACTGGAAAATATTTATAAACGCACCCGCAATATCTCCAGGGAAAACAGCAGTATTCCCCTGGGAGTTAATTATTTGACTCATTTAGTATCTACCCTTAGCTCTTCTATTTCAGAAAACACGAGACTTATTTTACGTGGCGAAGAAAGCATAAAATGGGGTAGTCTTAGTCCCGAGAAAAAGATCATTCTTTATAGAGTTCTGCAGGAGATGATTATCAATATGAATAAACACAGCCAGGCAAGTTTAGTGGCCATCATATTTTCTGAAGAAAAGAATTTATTGAAAATTCAATATTCCGATAACGGGGTTGGGGTTTCAAATGAAAGCCTGAGATCTGGGAATGGGATCCTAAATATGGAAAACCGTATTTATTCTATAAATGGAAAACTTAATTTTGAAACAGAACCGGGTAAAGGATTTAAAATATTGATCCAGATTCCGTTATAA
- the mutS gene encoding DNA mismatch repair protein MutS → MKQYNSIKLKYPDAMLLFRVGDFYETFGEDAVKAARILNIVLTNRNNGGERTELAGFPHHSLNTYLPKLVKAGQRVAICDQLEDPKMTKSIVKRGVTELVTPGVSLNDEVLQSKSNNFLCAVHFGKKTLGVSFLDVSTGEFLCAQGNQEYIDKLLQNFSPSEILVQKKYKKDFSDKFGKDLHCFYLDDWIFKIDYAEETLNNHFQTKSLKGFGIDHLEEGVIASGAVLYYLAETRHHRLQHISAINRIAEEEYVWMDRFTIRNLELYHSTSANAVTLLDVIDKTISPMGGRLLKRWLALPLKNAEAVEKRLEVVEYLIKHPEILGKIQDQIREISDLERLISKVATQKISPREVNQLKNSLNAIIPVKELALNCDNDALKVIGDNLHSCELLRKKISESISEDAPVNVQKGNVIARGFSSELDELRDIAFSGKDYLDEMIKRETEATGISSLKIGNNNVYGYYIEVRNTHKDKVPEEWTRKQTLVNAERYITDELKEYEAKILGAEEKIHQLEQEIFGKLIAWMGDYIDPVQKNARLIARMDCLSSFAQHAQQENYCRPQLTDTYALDIEEGRHPVIEKQLPPGEVYVTNTLHLDREEQQIIMITGPNMSGKSAILRQTALIVLMAQMGSFVPAKSAEIGLVDKIFTRVGASDNISMGESTFMVEMNETASILNNISDRSLVLLDEIGRGTSTYDGISIAWAISEYLHEHPARPKTLFATHYHELNEMCDTFSRIKNFNVSVKEMKDKVLFLRKLVPGGSEHSFGIHVAKMAGMPQMVLHRANKILAKLEQSHAMEDSGEILKRSAEDELQLSFFNLDDPLLQDIKEELLGIDIDTLTPVEALMKLNEIKRMLGKHENSKA, encoded by the coding sequence ATGAAACAGTATAACAGTATTAAGCTGAAGTATCCTGATGCTATGCTGTTATTTAGGGTAGGGGATTTTTATGAAACCTTTGGTGAAGATGCGGTGAAGGCAGCGCGAATTCTAAACATCGTTCTTACCAACCGTAATAACGGGGGAGAGCGCACAGAACTGGCTGGGTTCCCACATCATTCTTTGAATACTTATCTGCCAAAACTGGTGAAAGCAGGACAACGGGTCGCAATATGTGATCAGTTAGAAGACCCTAAAATGACCAAATCTATAGTTAAGCGTGGGGTGACCGAACTGGTGACGCCGGGTGTATCTTTAAACGATGAGGTCCTGCAGAGCAAGAGTAACAATTTTCTGTGTGCAGTTCACTTCGGAAAAAAGACGCTGGGAGTCTCGTTTCTGGATGTGTCTACCGGGGAATTTTTATGTGCTCAGGGAAATCAGGAATATATAGATAAACTGCTTCAGAATTTTAGTCCGAGTGAGATCCTGGTTCAGAAAAAGTATAAAAAAGACTTCTCTGATAAATTCGGAAAAGACCTGCATTGCTTTTACCTGGACGACTGGATCTTTAAAATAGATTACGCCGAAGAAACCTTAAATAATCATTTTCAAACCAAGTCTTTAAAAGGCTTTGGCATAGACCACCTTGAAGAGGGCGTGATCGCCTCCGGAGCGGTGCTTTATTATCTGGCTGAAACACGACATCACAGGCTTCAACATATTAGTGCCATCAACCGGATCGCAGAAGAAGAATATGTTTGGATGGATAGATTTACCATTCGAAATCTAGAATTATATCATTCTACTTCGGCCAATGCGGTGACCCTTCTTGACGTGATAGATAAGACGATCTCGCCAATGGGAGGTCGTTTGCTCAAGCGATGGCTGGCATTGCCATTAAAGAATGCCGAAGCGGTGGAAAAACGTCTGGAAGTAGTGGAATACCTGATAAAGCATCCCGAAATCCTTGGGAAAATTCAGGATCAGATCAGAGAGATCAGTGACCTTGAAAGGCTTATCTCCAAGGTAGCCACTCAAAAGATAAGTCCGCGTGAAGTAAATCAGCTAAAAAACTCATTAAATGCTATTATCCCTGTAAAAGAACTCGCTTTAAATTGCGATAATGATGCGCTAAAGGTGATTGGTGATAATCTGCATTCCTGTGAACTACTTCGAAAGAAGATCTCGGAGAGTATAAGTGAAGATGCCCCAGTGAATGTTCAGAAGGGCAATGTGATCGCAAGAGGTTTTTCTTCAGAATTGGATGAATTAAGAGATATAGCATTTTCGGGTAAGGATTACCTGGATGAAATGATCAAGCGTGAAACCGAAGCTACCGGGATCTCCTCCCTGAAAATTGGGAACAATAATGTGTATGGCTACTATATCGAGGTGAGGAACACCCATAAGGATAAGGTGCCCGAGGAGTGGACGCGTAAACAGACTTTGGTGAATGCCGAGCGCTATATCACCGATGAACTTAAGGAATACGAGGCTAAGATCCTTGGGGCAGAGGAAAAGATACATCAGCTGGAGCAGGAGATATTTGGAAAACTGATCGCCTGGATGGGAGATTATATAGATCCGGTTCAAAAGAATGCGAGGCTTATCGCAAGAATGGATTGCTTGTCATCTTTCGCTCAGCATGCCCAACAGGAAAATTACTGCAGGCCGCAGCTTACCGATACCTATGCTTTGGATATTGAAGAAGGAAGGCATCCGGTTATTGAAAAGCAGCTTCCTCCGGGAGAGGTATATGTAACCAATACACTTCACCTTGACAGGGAAGAACAACAGATCATTATGATCACCGGGCCTAATATGAGTGGTAAGTCGGCAATCTTACGTCAAACGGCGCTTATCGTACTTATGGCTCAAATGGGAAGTTTTGTTCCGGCAAAATCGGCAGAGATCGGTCTTGTAGATAAGATATTTACAAGAGTGGGTGCCAGTGACAATATTAGTATGGGGGAATCTACCTTTATGGTAGAGATGAACGAAACGGCAAGTATCCTGAATAATATTTCAGACCGCAGTCTGGTGTTGCTGGATGAGATAGGCCGGGGAACGAGTACCTATGATGGGATCTCCATCGCCTGGGCTATAAGTGAGTATCTGCACGAGCACCCGGCACGACCAAAAACCCTTTTTGCCACGCATTATCATGAATTGAATGAGATGTGTGATACTTTTAGCAGGATAAAGAACTTTAATGTCTCGGTAAAAGAGATGAAAGATAAGGTGCTGTTTTTGCGAAAACTGGTGCCGGGAGGGAGTGAACATAGTTTTGGGATACATGTAGCGAAGATGGCTGGGATGCCGCAGATGGTTTTACATCGGGCCAATAAGATCCTCGCCAAACTGGAACAGTCTCATGCCATGGAAGATTCGGGAGAGATTCTGAAGAGATCGGCTGAAGATGAGCTGCAATTAAGCTTCTTTAATCTGGACGATCCTTTGCTGCAGGATATCAAAGAAGAACTTCTGGGGATAGATATAGACACACTGACACCTGTAGAGGCCTTGATGAAGCTTAATGAGATTAAAAGAATGCTTGGGAAACACGAAAATTCTAAGGCTTGA
- a CDS encoding response regulator transcription factor yields the protein MFKKVLVAEDMDSINHAVSSVLKDLNIAEVVHAQYCDKAWLLAKKASLGDEPFELLICDLSFKEDHREEKIKSGQELITILKAEYPELKIIVNSIEDHPQTVKDLWASGNIDAYVCKDRNGLKELKEAILQLSKGDIYNSPSIDRILKQNNVLTLNDFEINIVKFLANGLTQDQIEQELKCKKIKPSSKSAIEKKLKELREEFNANTNPHLVSIMKDLQLI from the coding sequence ATGTTTAAAAAAGTGTTAGTTGCAGAAGATATGGACAGTATTAATCATGCTGTATCATCGGTCCTGAAAGATCTCAATATTGCTGAAGTTGTCCATGCGCAATATTGCGACAAAGCCTGGCTCCTTGCCAAGAAAGCATCCCTGGGTGATGAACCTTTCGAGCTGCTTATCTGTGACCTTTCTTTTAAAGAAGATCACCGGGAAGAGAAAATTAAATCTGGACAGGAACTAATCACCATTTTAAAAGCTGAGTATCCTGAGCTGAAAATAATTGTGAATTCTATAGAGGACCATCCACAAACGGTAAAAGATTTATGGGCTTCTGGAAATATAGATGCTTATGTATGTAAAGATCGCAACGGACTCAAGGAATTAAAAGAAGCAATTCTGCAATTAAGCAAAGGTGACATTTATAATTCCCCTTCTATAGACAGGATCCTAAAACAAAATAACGTTCTTACCTTAAACGATTTTGAGATCAATATTGTGAAGTTCCTGGCAAATGGTCTTACTCAGGATCAAATAGAGCAGGAATTAAAATGTAAGAAGATAAAACCTAGTAGTAAAAGTGCCATTGAAAAAAAACTGAAGGAGCTACGTGAAGAGTTCAACGCAAACACAAACCCTCATCTGGTTTCTATCATGAAAGACCTTCAATTGATATAA
- a CDS encoding saccharopine dehydrogenase family protein — MTRQYDIIIAGAGGIAEAAGLMLMEFSNILPRLYIGNRTLSRADKMAKWIMEGTSKIPEIETFQLDFDGIRDEAQKIFKKADILLDCLPGSLAPKMAQIARKYGLHYANLTEYVAETDEIIGIAKDAETGFILQTGLAPGYIDVLGNYLFQKFCEKYRVKIADKLQLKVGALTRHAVAPHFYGFTWSPVGVATEYLKEAIAIRDFKECNLPALSERAKIIINGITYEEDLTSGGAADLPKSLENKVESLDYKTLRFPGHYAWVDSQISSIKDNSEIIKILQAKMEEVIPHIEEDQIVLYASVEGKDTEGILRKLEASKVILPQKVGKHTLRAIQTTTAAPLLQSALYLLETSPRAVILQSEIPALDFLKGHFITPVYGKII, encoded by the coding sequence ATGACAAGGCAATACGATATTATAATTGCCGGAGCCGGAGGTATAGCCGAGGCAGCCGGCCTTATGCTGATGGAGTTCAGCAATATTCTACCCAGATTATATATTGGTAACCGCACGCTTTCCCGCGCCGATAAGATGGCGAAGTGGATTATGGAAGGGACTTCAAAAATCCCGGAGATCGAAACTTTTCAATTGGATTTTGATGGGATTCGGGATGAAGCGCAGAAGATCTTTAAAAAAGCCGATATACTTCTGGATTGTTTGCCGGGAAGTCTGGCTCCAAAGATGGCTCAGATCGCACGAAAATATGGCCTTCATTATGCTAACCTAACCGAATATGTGGCTGAGACCGATGAGATCATCGGGATCGCAAAAGATGCCGAAACGGGTTTTATTCTCCAAACGGGACTTGCGCCGGGCTATATTGATGTTTTAGGGAATTATTTATTTCAGAAGTTTTGTGAAAAATATCGGGTAAAAATTGCCGATAAGCTTCAGCTTAAAGTAGGTGCTCTTACCCGGCATGCGGTGGCGCCTCATTTTTACGGTTTTACCTGGAGTCCCGTGGGAGTGGCAACAGAATATCTTAAGGAGGCCATCGCAATACGCGATTTTAAGGAATGTAATTTACCGGCCTTGTCTGAAAGGGCGAAGATCATTATAAATGGAATCACCTATGAGGAGGATCTGACTTCTGGCGGAGCAGCCGATCTTCCAAAGAGTCTGGAAAATAAAGTGGAATCTCTGGACTATAAGACTCTTAGGTTCCCGGGCCACTATGCCTGGGTGGACTCCCAAATAAGCTCAATAAAAGACAACTCAGAAATTATAAAGATCCTTCAAGCGAAAATGGAGGAAGTTATCCCTCATATTGAAGAAGATCAGATAGTGTTATATGCTTCGGTAGAAGGAAAGGATACTGAAGGAATTCTTCGCAAACTGGAAGCCTCCAAAGTCATACTCCCTCAAAAAGTAGGTAAGCATACACTTAGGGCGATTCAAACCACCACGGCCGCTCCATTATTACAATCTGCATTATATCTTCTGGAGACTTCTCCCAGAGCTGTCATTTTGCAAAGTGAGATCCCTGCATTAGATTTTTTAAAAGGGCATTTTATCACTCCGGTGTATGGAAAAATTATTTAA
- a CDS encoding right-handed parallel beta-helix repeat-containing protein gives MKLTTILTGLILGLMILSCSPESRDNPKPPIITDTSVFYLSVDGNDNNSGNSPDEAWRTIAQLNKVDFKPGSQIFLEGGEVFEGNLAFNEKDGNDETKPIVITSYGSGKASIKADNGFGIYAYNTAGFVISNLIIQGSGKTTNDNSGINFYNDLSGDIKLSGITISDCEVSGFKDYGIVIGAWNGNSGFKDVIIANNKVYDILDTGIASYGFFSSTKTGYAHSNIEVKNCEVFDISGYDKPQHSGNGIVLSDVQNSVIEHSTVYDSGYNNTNCGGPVGIWYWDSDTVTIQNCEVYNMSSGTGCDGGGFDMDGGVTNGIMQYNYSHDNDGAGFMIGQFEGARAMNNITVRYNISENDAATNGGSVYIFNGDTGLDDIFVYNNTLYISEQSTNTNAAAIKLLKWKLIEGNIRFSNNILYTSNGADAVMVPAGYSASLTGNLYYSSSNLNIDYQGANYQTLEAFRATGNEVIEEMPSGYQGDPLLKDPGAGQTIGFGNTLDQLDAYKLENNSPAIDAGINITGSIGDSDFYGNPPLKNSRQNIGAHEI, from the coding sequence ATGAAATTGACTACCATACTAACCGGCCTTATCCTGGGATTAATGATTCTATCATGTAGTCCTGAATCCAGGGACAATCCTAAGCCCCCAATTATAACCGATACTTCCGTATTTTACCTAAGCGTGGACGGAAATGATAATAACTCGGGGAATTCTCCTGATGAAGCCTGGAGAACGATTGCACAACTAAACAAAGTCGACTTTAAACCCGGCTCCCAGATCTTCCTGGAAGGTGGAGAAGTATTTGAAGGCAACCTGGCCTTTAATGAAAAAGACGGGAACGATGAAACAAAACCAATAGTGATAACCTCCTACGGCTCGGGTAAAGCAAGCATAAAAGCCGATAACGGATTTGGTATTTATGCCTACAACACGGCAGGTTTCGTTATAAGTAACCTCATCATCCAAGGAAGCGGTAAAACCACCAATGATAATTCAGGTATCAATTTTTATAATGATCTTTCAGGAGATATAAAATTATCGGGTATAACTATTAGTGACTGCGAAGTTTCCGGATTTAAGGATTATGGGATCGTAATTGGAGCCTGGAATGGAAATTCAGGCTTTAAAGATGTGATCATCGCAAACAATAAAGTTTATGATATCCTGGATACCGGGATCGCTTCCTATGGTTTTTTCTCCTCTACCAAAACTGGCTATGCCCACTCCAATATTGAGGTTAAAAATTGTGAGGTTTTCGATATCTCTGGATATGATAAACCTCAACATTCAGGTAACGGCATTGTGCTCTCAGATGTTCAAAATTCTGTAATAGAACACAGTACAGTATATGACAGCGGTTACAATAACACAAATTGCGGAGGCCCGGTAGGGATCTGGTACTGGGATTCAGACACCGTTACCATTCAGAATTGTGAAGTTTATAATATGAGTTCCGGAACTGGCTGCGACGGGGGTGGTTTTGATATGGACGGTGGTGTTACCAACGGAATCATGCAATACAATTACTCTCACGATAATGATGGTGCGGGCTTTATGATTGGACAATTCGAGGGCGCAAGAGCTATGAACAATATCACCGTTCGCTACAACATCAGTGAAAATGATGCTGCAACCAATGGAGGCAGTGTTTATATTTTTAACGGAGACACTGGTCTTGATGATATCTTTGTTTACAATAACACTCTGTACATAAGCGAACAATCCACGAATACGAATGCTGCCGCAATAAAACTTTTAAAGTGGAAGTTAATTGAAGGCAACATAAGATTCTCTAACAATATTCTTTATACCAGCAATGGCGCAGATGCTGTTATGGTTCCTGCTGGTTATTCGGCCAGCTTAACCGGCAATCTTTACTACAGCTCTTCAAATCTTAATATAGACTACCAGGGAGCTAATTATCAAACTTTGGAGGCCTTTAGAGCTACTGGTAACGAAGTCATAGAAGAAATGCCTTCAGGTTATCAGGGAGATCCGCTATTAAAGGATCCGGGTGCTGGACAAACCATTGGTTTTGGCAATACACTGGACCAATTAGACGCCTATAAACTGGAAAACAATTCGCCGGCAATAGATGCAGGCATAAATATCACAGGAAGCATTGGTGATTCCGATTTTTACGGCAATCCCCCATTAAAAAACTCCCGCCAGAATATTGGCGCACACGAAATTTAG
- a CDS encoding histidine decarboxylase: protein MAINKRNLSVEDKQRLDSLKNNLEQARDSFLGYPVSKDFDYSELTPFLQFPINNLGDPFEDGTWKVQTHAMEKEVVSFFAKLFRAQPKDFWGYVTNGGSESNLYGLYLAREIYPKGMVYYSESTHYSVRKNIHLLNIPSIVIRSQENGEIDYEDFENTLRMNRHKPAIVLTTFGTTMKEAKDDVSRIKTIMRNLAVQDHYIHCDAALSGTYGAFMEPRVPFDFKDGADSISISGHKFVGSPIPCGVIITKRGNRDRISKSISYIGSLDTTITGSRNGHSPLFLWYALKQLGVEGLKARYLHGLEVAEYCKAKLNEIGVEAWSNPGSLTVVIPSTPEQVKQKWQLATEGETSHIICMPNVTKEQIDEFVYDLETCEQPQEEDFEFEI, encoded by the coding sequence ATGGCGATTAATAAAAGGAATTTATCAGTTGAAGATAAACAGCGTTTAGATAGCTTAAAAAACAATCTTGAACAGGCCCGAGATTCATTTCTGGGGTATCCCGTTTCCAAGGATTTTGACTATTCTGAACTGACTCCATTTCTTCAGTTTCCTATAAATAATCTGGGCGATCCTTTTGAGGATGGCACCTGGAAAGTTCAGACTCATGCCATGGAAAAGGAAGTGGTTTCGTTTTTTGCGAAACTCTTCAGGGCTCAGCCAAAAGATTTCTGGGGTTATGTGACCAACGGAGGATCAGAGAGTAACCTTTATGGCCTTTACCTGGCGCGTGAGATCTATCCTAAAGGGATGGTATACTATTCGGAGTCCACTCATTATAGTGTTCGCAAGAACATACATCTTCTCAATATTCCAAGTATCGTCATCAGATCGCAGGAAAACGGGGAAATAGACTATGAGGATTTTGAAAATACCTTGAGAATGAACCGCCATAAACCGGCTATTGTTCTTACCACTTTTGGAACTACCATGAAGGAAGCCAAAGATGATGTTTCCAGAATTAAAACGATCATGAGAAATCTTGCGGTACAGGATCATTATATTCACTGTGACGCCGCGCTTTCAGGTACCTACGGTGCATTTATGGAACCCAGAGTGCCATTCGACTTTAAGGATGGGGCAGATAGTATTTCGATAAGCGGTCATAAGTTTGTGGGATCGCCTATTCCATGCGGGGTGATCATCACCAAAAGAGGTAACCGTGACCGGATCTCCAAAAGCATATCTTATATAGGTTCCCTGGATACCACGATCACCGGATCCAGAAATGGACATAGTCCGTTGTTCCTTTGGTATGCCTTAAAACAACTTGGTGTTGAGGGGTTAAAAGCCCGATATCTTCACGGTCTCGAAGTTGCCGAATACTGCAAAGCAAAATTAAACGAGATAGGAGTAGAGGCGTGGAGCAATCCCGGTTCGCTTACCGTTGTTATTCCAAGTACGCCGGAACAGGTTAAACAAAAATGGCAACTCGCAACCGAAGGGGAGACCTCTCATATCATCTGTATGCCTAATGTGACCAAGGAACAAATAGACGAATTTGTTTATGATCTGGAAACCTGCGAGCAGCCACAGGAAGAAGATTTCGAATTTGAGATCTAA